From a region of the Methanolobus tindarius DSM 2278 genome:
- a CDS encoding ABC transporter ATP-binding protein encodes MPKILEVNDLTVSYGGQKILKNVNVDLEQGEILGIVGESGSGKSTLIKAILDILPSSGAIENGNIILCEKCINKLRKEELRNLRGNDIAMIFQNPGTYLNPIKKISTQFAETIMSHKDISRSEANELIRSTILKMDLSDPERVMNSYPFELSGGMLQRVYIAMAMALQPKIILADEPTSALDVSVSRVIVEEMMKLRNTEGTSFIVVTHDIGIAAHLADRIVVMKNGEIVEMGKPEEIVANPKADYTKLLIGAIPSVRGLN; translated from the coding sequence ATGCCTAAAATTCTTGAGGTCAACGACTTAACTGTGAGCTATGGCGGACAAAAGATACTGAAGAATGTAAATGTAGATCTTGAACAGGGAGAGATCCTTGGTATTGTAGGAGAAAGCGGAAGCGGAAAATCCACGTTAATAAAAGCCATACTGGATATTTTACCATCCAGCGGAGCTATTGAAAATGGGAATATAATACTGTGTGAAAAGTGCATTAACAAACTGCGAAAAGAGGAATTGCGCAATCTCCGGGGTAATGATATTGCCATGATATTCCAGAATCCGGGAACATATCTCAATCCTATTAAGAAAATATCTACCCAGTTTGCAGAAACCATAATGAGTCATAAGGATATTAGCCGAAGCGAGGCTAATGAATTAATAAGATCAACTATTTTGAAGATGGATTTGTCTGATCCTGAAAGAGTGATGAACAGTTATCCCTTCGAACTGAGCGGAGGTATGTTGCAAAGAGTCTACATTGCAATGGCTATGGCACTCCAGCCAAAGATAATACTGGCAGACGAACCCACAAGCGCCCTTGATGTTTCAGTTAGCAGGGTGATAGTTGAGGAAATGATGAAACTCAGGAATACTGAGGGCACCAGTTTCATAGTTGTTACTCATGATATCGGCATAGCAGCTCATCTTGCTGACCGGATTGTTGTTATGAAAAACGGGGAAATCGTAGAGATGGGAAAACCTGAAGAAATCGTGGCTAATCCCAAAGCAGACTATACAAAGTTGTTAATTGGAGCAATACCTTCTGTGCGAGGTTTAAACTAA
- a CDS encoding ABC transporter ATP-binding protein produces MKILETKDLCKIYGDDAGNELHALKNVNIHASKGEIVGIVGESGCGKSTFANIIACITKSTSGKILFNNEDITHLNYKERRDYYKSFQMVFQSPLDTFSPKMKVERYMIEPSLNFKLMDKKSAKEYAKELLATVGLSEGYMKKYPSELSGGELQRVVIARAIGLKPELMIFDECTSALDVSIQQKIINLIIELQKEKGFTIMFITHNLVLAENICDRIYVMKSGEVVDVLNKGDFRNASHPYTKNLIDSIFTIEKLKEKAS; encoded by the coding sequence ATGAAAATACTGGAAACAAAGGACCTCTGCAAGATCTATGGGGACGATGCAGGCAATGAATTGCATGCATTAAAAAATGTGAATATACATGCATCTAAAGGAGAAATTGTGGGTATTGTAGGTGAAAGTGGTTGTGGAAAGAGCACCTTTGCAAATATCATTGCATGTATTACCAAAAGCACATCAGGGAAGATTCTGTTCAACAATGAGGACATAACTCACCTGAATTATAAAGAACGCAGGGATTATTACAAAAGTTTCCAGATGGTTTTTCAGAGTCCTCTTGATACTTTCAGTCCGAAAATGAAAGTTGAACGTTACATGATAGAGCCCAGCCTTAACTTCAAACTTATGGACAAAAAAAGTGCTAAAGAATATGCTAAAGAGTTGCTTGCTACTGTCGGGTTGAGTGAGGGATACATGAAAAAATATCCTTCGGAATTAAGTGGAGGAGAACTTCAAAGAGTAGTTATTGCACGTGCCATCGGACTCAAACCTGAACTTATGATTTTTGATGAATGTACTTCCGCTCTTGATGTTTCCATTCAGCAAAAAATTATCAATTTGATTATTGAATTGCAGAAGGAAAAAGGATTCACAATTATGTTCATAACACATAATCTGGTGCTGGCGGAAAACATATGTGACCGGATTTATGTGATGAAAAGCGGGGAAGTTGTGGATGTGCTGAATAAAGGTGATTTCCGCAATGCTTCCCATCCTTACACAAAAAACCTGATAGATTCCATATTTACAATTGAAAAACTTAAGGAAAAGGCATCATAA
- a CDS encoding MATE family efflux transporter, whose amino-acid sequence MENERLTVKDYLAVAIPFIISTITQPLLSAVDTAVVGHLSNVGYIAGITLGAVIFNTMYWLFGFFRVNTTGFAAQSTTKKDNSIVLIRPMVIAVSIGLLFILLREQIFDMAMNVLSSDNGAEAYARMYFDILIFGAPLVLVNYIILGFLMGKSKIKETLAMQVTGNVLNIVLDVIFVMVFKLDIQGVAIATLISIFVSTLIGIHFITKYGSFEKIDLATIFERNGFIQMLSNNVDLIIRTACLLIQINVFTSRSASLGIVILSANGILLQIQGIMAYMFDGIANASSIYCGKARGTKNFTLLDSAIDITNKSTAGLIVVLTTIYFVFRDYVIPAFTNVNEVIAVASDYSLWLTLYPLFGGFALTYYGIFSGMTLTKYIRNSTIMALIVFLTVFTLTLDYGNNGLWVAFLSFCIGRTVFLVINTKKCYELDE is encoded by the coding sequence TTGGAAAATGAAAGGTTGACAGTAAAAGATTATCTTGCCGTGGCAATACCATTTATAATCTCTACCATCACACAGCCACTTCTCAGTGCAGTTGATACTGCAGTTGTGGGACATTTATCAAACGTAGGATATATAGCAGGAATTACCCTGGGAGCTGTCATATTCAACACCATGTACTGGCTATTCGGGTTTTTCAGGGTCAATACCACCGGTTTTGCTGCCCAGTCCACTACAAAAAAAGACAATAGCATTGTCCTCATAAGACCCATGGTCATAGCAGTCAGCATTGGTTTACTATTCATCCTTTTAAGAGAGCAAATATTTGATATGGCAATGAATGTGCTTTCATCCGATAACGGAGCGGAAGCATATGCAAGAATGTACTTTGATATACTGATATTCGGAGCACCACTGGTTCTGGTAAATTATATCATACTGGGCTTTTTGATGGGGAAAAGCAAAATAAAAGAGACACTTGCAATGCAGGTGACAGGCAATGTGCTCAATATAGTTCTTGATGTTATTTTTGTAATGGTCTTCAAACTGGATATCCAGGGTGTGGCAATAGCAACTCTGATATCAATATTTGTGTCAACACTCATCGGAATTCACTTTATAACGAAATACGGCTCATTCGAGAAGATAGATCTTGCAACTATATTTGAAAGAAATGGTTTTATTCAGATGCTGTCAAACAATGTTGACCTGATTATCAGGACTGCATGCCTGCTGATACAGATAAATGTTTTCACTTCCAGAAGTGCATCACTGGGAATTGTCATCCTTTCTGCTAATGGAATTCTGTTGCAGATCCAGGGAATCATGGCATACATGTTCGATGGAATTGCAAATGCATCCAGTATCTACTGCGGAAAAGCCAGGGGAACTAAAAATTTCACTCTGCTGGATTCAGCTATTGATATTACAAATAAATCCACAGCAGGGCTGATCGTAGTATTAACAACAATCTATTTTGTGTTCAGGGATTACGTTATACCTGCTTTCACCAATGTGAATGAAGTCATTGCTGTAGCCAGTGATTATAGTCTCTGGCTGACTTTATATCCCTTGTTTGGTGGTTTTGCCCTAACTTATTATGGCATCTTTTCAGGAATGACCCTGACCAAATATATCAGGAACTCCACTATAATGGCTTTGATAGTTTTCCTGACGGTATTCACATTAACTCTGGATTACGGCAACAATGGACTATGGGTTGCATTTTTGTCATTCTGCATTGGGAGGACTGTGTTTTTAGTTATTAATACGAAGAAGTGTTATGAGTTAGATGAGTGA
- a CDS encoding APC family permease: MTESKSMGLWSATSIGVGAMVGAGIFSIFGTATQISGNAVYISFIIAGAIALLSTYSYAKLGVRYPSAGGPVEFLIHGFGDRILTGALNLLLWTGYIFGLALYAKGFALYALTLVPVASTGLWTNIFATSIIVIFTAVNFIGAKAVGKSELFIVSIKVGILLLFAVSGLFFIEPSNLSISEFPSTSNILFGAGIVFLAYQGFGLITNAAEDMVDPKKTLPRALYLSVIIVICIYVLVSITVIGNLSISTISTAKDYALAAAAQPFLGNSGFTIMAIAALFSTSSAINASLYGGANVSYLIAKEGELPAFFERKVWNRSTEGLFITSGLVILCINLLNLEGISMIASASLLVIYVAVNASHLRLVAETGAKRYLIWASLLSSIVFFVILVYYEILNSITTLVVFAFVLALCFIVEWAYRNYSSRILKTRTNGGKTYE; encoded by the coding sequence ATGACAGAAAGCAAATCAATGGGACTATGGTCAGCTACATCAATTGGTGTTGGGGCCATGGTAGGTGCGGGAATATTCTCAATATTCGGAACAGCAACCCAGATATCCGGTAATGCAGTCTATATATCATTCATAATTGCCGGAGCAATTGCTTTGTTAAGTACTTATTCCTACGCAAAACTGGGAGTCAGATATCCATCAGCAGGCGGTCCGGTTGAATTTCTGATTCATGGTTTTGGTGACAGGATACTCACCGGAGCTTTGAATCTGTTATTGTGGACAGGATACATTTTCGGACTGGCATTATATGCAAAAGGATTTGCTCTTTATGCCCTGACTTTAGTTCCAGTTGCTTCGACAGGCCTATGGACAAATATTTTTGCCACATCAATAATAGTCATTTTCACAGCCGTCAATTTTATCGGTGCAAAGGCTGTTGGAAAGTCAGAACTTTTTATAGTATCAATTAAAGTAGGTATACTTCTGCTTTTTGCAGTTTCCGGCCTCTTCTTCATAGAACCTTCCAATCTTTCAATTTCAGAATTCCCATCAACCTCAAATATCCTTTTTGGAGCTGGCATAGTATTTCTGGCATATCAGGGATTCGGGCTTATAACCAATGCAGCAGAAGACATGGTTGACCCTAAAAAGACACTTCCACGGGCATTGTATCTCAGTGTGATCATTGTGATTTGTATCTATGTGCTTGTGAGCATCACAGTTATCGGAAATCTGTCAATTTCCACAATATCAACAGCTAAAGATTACGCTCTGGCTGCTGCTGCACAACCTTTCCTGGGAAATTCAGGATTTACAATTATGGCAATTGCGGCTCTATTTTCAACATCATCAGCCATTAATGCATCTCTGTATGGTGGTGCCAACGTGAGTTATCTTATTGCAAAAGAAGGTGAATTGCCTGCTTTTTTTGAAAGGAAGGTATGGAACAGAAGTACAGAAGGGCTTTTCATCACATCAGGTCTTGTAATTCTATGTATCAATCTTCTGAACCTGGAAGGAATAAGCATGATTGCAAGTGCATCTTTGCTTGTAATATATGTTGCAGTAAATGCTTCTCATCTGAGACTGGTAGCTGAAACCGGCGCAAAACGCTATCTTATATGGGCATCTCTTCTTAGCAGCATAGTTTTTTTTGTGATACTGGTGTATTATGAAATATTAAATTCAATAACAACACTGGTGGTTTTTGCTTTTGTCCTTGCACTATGCTTTATAGTCGAATGGGCTTACAGGAACTATTCAAGCAGAATACTAAAAACAAGAACCAATGGCGGTAAAACTTATGAGTGA
- a CDS encoding APC family permease produces the protein MSDDSSAKSIGLLSAVSIGVGGMVGGGIFAVLGLAVKLGEGGTPIAFMLAGLVALITSYSYAKLSVRYPSEGGTVEFLNQAFGSGMITGGLNVLLWLSYVVMLSLYAYAFGSYGSTFFPDSMQSISRHVLISGIVILMTAINVIGSKVVGKSEEWIVAFKVAILAIFIGGGLWSIRAQPVQVTLGSNPLQLVAGGMIIFLAYEGFELIANTANDIKNPEKTLPHAYYSAVLFVILLYVLIAYVTVSSVSTDTIVQAQDYALAVAAKPFLGSFGFNLIAVAALLSTTSAINATLYGASRVSYIIAKDGELPEVLEKKIWNRPVEGLLLTSAMTLFVANLFDLSSISIMGSAGFLLIFGAVNAANVRLHKRTKAKKWISITGIVACVIALLTLIWYVLTNSPADIYVLIVMVFLAFAIEYAYRKYTGRKIKKIHFF, from the coding sequence ATGAGTGATGATTCGTCAGCAAAAAGTATAGGACTACTTTCAGCCGTTTCAATAGGTGTTGGTGGAATGGTTGGCGGAGGAATCTTCGCAGTTCTCGGACTTGCCGTTAAACTTGGCGAAGGAGGAACACCTATTGCTTTTATGCTTGCAGGTCTGGTGGCACTAATAACATCTTACTCTTATGCAAAACTCTCAGTCCGCTATCCATCGGAGGGTGGAACAGTTGAGTTTCTTAACCAGGCATTTGGTTCAGGTATGATAACCGGAGGACTGAATGTACTGCTCTGGCTGAGTTATGTTGTTATGCTATCACTTTACGCTTATGCATTTGGCAGCTATGGTTCGACATTTTTCCCGGATTCCATGCAGTCAATTTCACGACATGTTCTTATTAGCGGAATTGTGATATTGATGACAGCAATCAATGTTATTGGTTCTAAAGTTGTAGGTAAATCAGAAGAATGGATTGTAGCATTTAAGGTTGCAATTCTTGCAATATTCATAGGTGGAGGACTCTGGAGTATAAGGGCACAACCTGTCCAGGTAACTTTAGGTTCAAACCCGCTTCAACTTGTAGCAGGCGGCATGATAATTTTTCTGGCATACGAAGGATTCGAACTAATAGCCAATACTGCAAATGATATCAAAAACCCTGAAAAAACTCTACCCCATGCTTACTATTCTGCTGTTCTATTTGTCATCCTGCTCTATGTCCTGATAGCATATGTGACAGTTTCAAGTGTTTCCACCGATACCATTGTTCAGGCACAGGATTATGCTCTTGCAGTTGCTGCCAAACCTTTCCTTGGAAGTTTTGGCTTCAACCTGATTGCGGTTGCAGCTCTTTTATCTACAACTTCTGCAATCAATGCCACATTATATGGTGCTTCACGGGTAAGCTATATTATTGCAAAAGATGGTGAACTGCCGGAAGTATTAGAGAAAAAAATATGGAATCGTCCTGTTGAAGGGTTACTGTTGACTTCAGCTATGACTCTGTTTGTGGCTAATCTCTTTGACCTTTCCAGCATTTCAATAATGGGCAGTGCAGGTTTCCTTTTGATATTCGGTGCAGTGAACGCTGCAAACGTTCGTCTTCATAAAAGAACCAAAGCTAAAAAATGGATATCAATTACCGGTATAGTTGCATGTGTCATAGCTTTACTTACACTTATCTGGTATGTGCTTACAAACTCTCCTGCTGATATCTATGTATTAATAGTCATGGTATTCCTTGCATTTGCAATTGAATATGCTTACAGAAAATATACAGGCAGGAAAATAAAGAAGATTCATTTCTTCTGA
- a CDS encoding PAS domain-containing sensor histidine kinase produces the protein MMPAKNDKKSNFVFDTKSIDLWDDGVIILSPDGKVFFTNKAWKHFSEKHEPDGQCKEGSDFFAFCSENPNINSKEKTKIIEAGIKKVICGKKSSFKTEYSYKYNGNIGWFLLKVHPLSSETPTGVLLHHIDITKTKNKLIESEELLNDVCQIAKIGGWEFEVESGKGKWTPEVAKIHELDPEIPTDTDFGFTFYPPGSREIIEEAIKNVIERGRPYDLELELISAKGNHKWVRTTGHPKIFDGKVVKVTGSLQDISDRKLAEKGLEMEAMKRRILIEQSADGIVIIDHNGKVFEANKKFASMLGYTEEEITSLYMWDWDTEYTREQLIEMISLADEVGVTHETRQRCKDGTLIDVEVSGNGAIFGKEKLIFCVCRDITERKNAEEALINAKQMAEDASTSKSEFLATMSHELRTPLNSIIGFSEILTHEIVGELNDKQSEYVEHISNSGKHLLGLINSILDFSKMEAGKMEICCCPFCVGDVVEEVRATIIPIAERKNIKIKVSVEPDLTMNADRTKFKQILYNLIGNAIKFTEQGGTVSINIKQVGDMIHTSVKDNGIGISSENTDRLFEPFKQLSKYNIREQGGTGLGLTIVKKYVEMHKGKIWVKSQPGKGSTFEFVIPVESKVEGLNF, from the coding sequence ATGATGCCTGCAAAAAATGATAAAAAATCAAATTTTGTTTTCGATACAAAATCAATAGACCTCTGGGATGACGGGGTAATCATACTTTCGCCGGATGGAAAAGTATTTTTTACTAATAAAGCCTGGAAGCACTTTTCTGAGAAACATGAACCCGACGGCCAATGCAAAGAAGGTTCTGATTTTTTTGCATTTTGTAGTGAAAATCCTAACATTAACAGTAAGGAAAAGACAAAAATCATAGAAGCAGGGATTAAAAAAGTCATCTGTGGTAAGAAAAGTTCTTTTAAGACTGAATATTCCTACAAGTACAATGGCAATATAGGATGGTTCCTGTTAAAAGTTCATCCGCTTTCCAGTGAAACACCTACTGGCGTTCTCTTGCACCATATTGACATAACAAAAACAAAGAATAAACTTATAGAAAGCGAAGAACTCCTGAATGATGTGTGCCAGATTGCAAAAATAGGTGGCTGGGAATTTGAAGTCGAATCAGGAAAAGGCAAATGGACACCTGAAGTTGCAAAAATACACGAACTTGATCCTGAAATCCCAACTGACACTGATTTCGGATTTACATTTTACCCGCCAGGCTCAAGGGAAATCATTGAAGAAGCAATCAAAAATGTTATTGAGAGAGGAAGACCTTACGACCTTGAACTTGAACTTATTAGTGCAAAAGGCAATCATAAATGGGTGCGAACCACCGGACACCCTAAGATTTTTGACGGCAAGGTTGTGAAAGTAACCGGTTCTCTTCAGGATATAAGTGATCGCAAACTCGCTGAAAAAGGTCTTGAAATGGAAGCCATGAAAAGACGCATCCTTATTGAACAGTCTGCAGATGGGATTGTTATTATTGACCACAATGGAAAAGTGTTTGAGGCGAACAAGAAATTTGCCAGCATGCTGGGATACACGGAAGAAGAGATCACCTCTCTTTATATGTGGGACTGGGATACCGAATACACCCGCGAGCAGTTAATAGAAATGATAAGTCTTGCAGATGAAGTTGGCGTAACTCATGAAACAAGACAAAGATGTAAGGATGGAACTCTTATTGATGTAGAAGTAAGTGGAAATGGTGCAATCTTTGGAAAAGAAAAATTAATTTTCTGTGTGTGCAGGGATATTACTGAGAGGAAAAATGCAGAAGAAGCCCTGATTAATGCAAAACAAATGGCAGAAGATGCAAGCACAAGTAAAAGCGAGTTTCTGGCAACCATGAGCCATGAACTGAGAACTCCTCTTAACTCAATTATCGGCTTCTCTGAAATTCTTACACATGAAATAGTAGGTGAGCTGAATGATAAACAATCAGAGTATGTTGAGCACATTTCCAATAGTGGAAAACACCTGCTGGGACTTATAAATTCAATTCTTGATTTCTCGAAGATGGAAGCAGGGAAAATGGAAATTTGTTGTTGTCCGTTCTGTGTCGGCGATGTGGTTGAAGAAGTAAGAGCCACAATAATACCTATTGCTGAAAGAAAGAACATAAAAATCAAAGTCAGTGTTGAGCCTGACCTTACAATGAATGCAGACAGAACTAAATTCAAGCAAATACTTTACAACCTGATAGGAAATGCCATCAAGTTCACTGAACAGGGAGGAACAGTAAGCATTAATATCAAACAGGTCGGTGATATGATCCATACCAGTGTTAAGGATAATGGAATTGGAATCTCCAGTGAGAATACTGACCGGCTTTTTGAACCATTCAAACAACTTAGCAAGTATAACATCAGAGAACAGGGTGGAACCGGACTTGGCCTTACAATTGTTAAAAAGTATGTGGAAATGCATAAAGGAAAAATCTGGGTTAAGAGTCAACCCGGAAAAGGCAGCACTTTTGAATTCGTCATACCTGTTGAATCAAAAGTTGAAGGTCTCAATTTTTAA